Proteins found in one Paenibacillus borealis genomic segment:
- a CDS encoding methyl-accepting chemotaxis protein, producing MGKGQQLRNAVKKWVSGARKVRQTALAKGSKSIGFKIASGYAALAVLVLVTGGVSLYQMNGMQKNTGNIINQSIPALDKIHNVNYLTEHVMAISMQHILSTDSAEKSTLAEERAKFIRKVSDTLKEYKLTLRGEQELGQLQSLVGKWGEFLTVNNQAILLSSSNDEELALEVSHKGIAAFNSMQVDLDALVAHTQDEAASEGKVSQKIFHTSLTLSIVTVLIVLVVIGMINMVIRKTMINPLKKVTAHLQRISGGDLTAEDTLIGNRDEIGQLAKTVNETNRTLLEMVNRIRNVSEVISEQGDELMHTISDTKEGSSQIALTMEELAKASGSQAEAAVDASKAVEELNALIENFAGRGTDLSLHSEQVRQKGEKGRALMESSVAQMNQIADAVSQSMETVEELNRKNEGIFRLVGSIRSISEQTHLLAINAAIEAARAGDSGRGFAVVAQEVRKLSEDVQRTVAEITGITQGIQHDSKAMVEQLRGGVAKTEEGSRQIVETGEALAEINGSVGVMALTVEDMGKDLEQMTGASETMNEFSQHISALAQQSAAGVEETSASAHEQLSATTEVANGIEHLKLLLTELKESVTRFQV from the coding sequence ATGGGCAAGGGTCAACAACTGAGAAATGCAGTTAAAAAATGGGTGAGTGGAGCAAGGAAGGTGCGCCAAACCGCTCTAGCTAAAGGAAGTAAAAGTATTGGGTTCAAGATTGCGTCCGGTTATGCGGCTTTGGCTGTACTGGTTCTGGTTACCGGCGGGGTCTCGCTCTATCAAATGAACGGTATGCAGAAGAACACAGGCAATATTATTAATCAGAGCATTCCCGCACTGGATAAAATCCACAATGTAAATTACCTGACAGAGCATGTTATGGCGATTAGCATGCAGCATATTCTGAGCACGGATAGCGCGGAGAAAAGCACACTTGCGGAAGAGCGGGCCAAATTCATCCGCAAAGTGTCAGATACATTGAAGGAATATAAGCTCACCCTGCGCGGAGAGCAGGAGCTGGGGCAATTACAGTCGCTCGTCGGGAAGTGGGGTGAGTTCCTGACCGTCAACAATCAGGCGATCCTGCTCAGCAGCTCGAATGACGAGGAATTAGCACTGGAGGTATCCCACAAGGGGATCGCGGCGTTTAATTCCATGCAGGTTGATCTGGACGCGCTTGTTGCGCACACTCAGGATGAAGCAGCGAGTGAGGGCAAGGTTTCCCAGAAAATTTTTCACACTTCCCTGACATTAAGTATTGTAACTGTACTGATTGTCCTGGTAGTCATCGGTATGATTAACATGGTGATCCGTAAGACCATGATCAATCCGCTCAAAAAGGTAACGGCGCACCTGCAGCGGATTTCCGGCGGTGATCTGACCGCTGAAGATACCCTGATCGGCAACAGGGATGAAATCGGCCAGCTTGCCAAAACCGTAAACGAAACCAACCGCACCCTGCTGGAAATGGTGAACCGGATCAGAAATGTCTCCGAGGTGATTTCGGAACAGGGCGATGAGCTGATGCATACGATTTCCGATACCAAGGAAGGCAGCAGCCAGATTGCCTTGACGATGGAAGAGCTGGCCAAAGCCTCCGGAAGCCAGGCTGAAGCAGCGGTAGATGCTTCCAAGGCGGTGGAGGAGTTAAACGCTTTAATTGAGAATTTTGCCGGCAGGGGAACGGATCTCTCGCTTCATTCGGAGCAGGTGCGGCAGAAGGGTGAGAAGGGCAGAGCACTCATGGAGAGCTCGGTAGCTCAAATGAACCAGATTGCGGATGCTGTATCGCAGTCCATGGAGACGGTGGAGGAGCTGAACCGCAAGAATGAGGGCATCTTCCGGCTTGTGGGCTCTATCCGCAGCATCTCCGAGCAGACACATCTGCTGGCGATTAATGCGGCCATCGAAGCGGCAAGAGCCGGTGACAGCGGCCGGGGCTTTGCGGTAGTGGCACAGGAGGTGCGCAAGCTGTCGGAGGATGTGCAGCGGACGGTAGCAGAGATTACGGGAATTACACAAGGAATACAGCATGACTCCAAAGCTATGGTTGAGCAGTTGCGCGGCGGAGTGGCGAAGACGGAAGAGGGCAGCCGGCAGATTGTCGAGACGGGCGAAGCCCTGGCCGAAATCAACGGCTCAGTGGGGGTAATGGCGCTCACAGTTGAAGACATGGGCAAGGATCTGGAGCAGATGACCGGAGCCAGTGAAACCATGAATGAGTTCAGTCAGCATATCTCGGCACTTGCCCAGCAATCTGCGGCCGGTGTAGAAGAGACTTCCGCTTCCGCTCATGAGCAGCTCAGCGCCACCACCGAAGTGGCCAACGGCATTGAGCATCTGAAGCTGCTGCTGACTGAGCTTAAGGAGTCTGTTACTCGCTTTCAAGTGTGA
- a CDS encoding D-2-hydroxyacid dehydrogenase, which yields MTKSIVCMQHLSSGQQELIRAAAPGYTLTLGDSRNPDLELLSGAEIIIGWGKGVSDTLLRQDSPLRWVQAWSAGVEKLPLEAMKERGILLTNASGVHAEPITAVIFSFMLMFTRNMHTAIRNQQNRRWHSDGQESELTGKTAVIAGTGSIGSETARIAKAFRMKTIGVSRSGRAAQGFDKVFTTGQLKDSVSEADFIINTLPITDETQGLFDADIFSAAKQGAYYINIGRGATTNTDDLISALNSGQLAGAGLDVFETEPLPEDHPLWGMEQVIMTPHCAGATDRYADRIVDIFTRNMKAYLESGSPSLNLVDYSRQY from the coding sequence ATGACTAAATCCATCGTTTGTATGCAGCACTTATCATCCGGGCAGCAGGAACTGATCCGCGCCGCTGCACCAGGTTATACCCTTACCCTTGGAGACTCCAGGAATCCGGATCTTGAGCTGCTCTCCGGTGCGGAAATCATCATCGGCTGGGGAAAAGGCGTCAGTGATACACTTCTGCGGCAGGATTCACCGCTGCGCTGGGTCCAGGCCTGGTCTGCCGGTGTGGAGAAACTTCCGCTGGAAGCCATGAAAGAACGCGGAATTCTGCTGACGAATGCCAGCGGCGTTCATGCCGAACCGATTACGGCCGTGATCTTCAGCTTCATGCTGATGTTCACCCGGAACATGCATACCGCTATCCGCAACCAGCAGAACCGCCGCTGGCATTCGGATGGACAAGAGAGTGAACTGACCGGCAAGACGGCAGTGATTGCCGGAACCGGCTCCATCGGCAGCGAAACTGCCAGAATTGCCAAGGCTTTCCGCATGAAGACTATCGGCGTAAGCCGTTCCGGCCGGGCGGCCCAAGGCTTCGATAAGGTCTTCACGACCGGCCAGCTGAAGGATTCCGTAAGTGAAGCCGACTTTATTATCAACACTTTGCCGATTACCGACGAAACGCAGGGACTCTTCGATGCAGACATCTTCTCCGCTGCCAAGCAAGGGGCCTATTATATTAATATTGGCCGCGGCGCGACCACTAATACGGACGATCTGATCTCTGCGCTGAACAGCGGACAGCTTGCCGGCGCCGGACTTGATGTGTTCGAGACTGAGCCGCTGCCGGAGGATCACCCTCTATGGGGAATGGAACAGGTCATCATGACCCCTCACTGCGCCGGCGCTACCGACCGTTACGCCGACCGGATCGTTGATATATTCACCCGGAATATGAAGGCTTACCTGGAGTCCGGATCGCCTTCACTCAATCTGGTCGATTACAGCCGCCAATATTAA
- the thpR gene encoding RNA 2',3'-cyclic phosphodiesterase: protein MEHKEPEQEFERLFIAIPLPEALRNYLKNESAQVSSGVKFARWTHFQDFHITLQFLGDTPKEDIPALYEALRKVSSSSKGFQLRLGEWGTFGLPDSPRVLWAGVSGELEPLRELQKKVVSATAPLGFTAETRTYNPHLTVARKYREEQPFTLERLENLRVKGRPASNLLPDLGWTVDAFVVYATRMHAIPMYEMTEKFTFFST from the coding sequence ATGGAACATAAGGAGCCAGAGCAAGAATTCGAGCGCTTATTTATCGCGATACCCTTGCCGGAAGCACTGCGCAATTATCTCAAAAATGAGTCTGCCCAAGTGTCCTCCGGAGTGAAATTTGCCAGATGGACACATTTTCAAGATTTCCATATTACGCTGCAATTTCTTGGCGACACTCCGAAGGAGGATATCCCGGCCCTGTACGAGGCGCTCCGGAAAGTATCCTCATCCAGCAAAGGCTTTCAATTGAGGCTCGGAGAATGGGGCACATTCGGCCTCCCGGACTCGCCAAGGGTGCTCTGGGCCGGGGTTTCCGGAGAGCTCGAGCCGCTCAGGGAGCTGCAGAAAAAGGTGGTTTCAGCGACAGCTCCGTTAGGGTTCACGGCGGAAACGCGAACGTATAATCCCCATTTGACAGTGGCCCGCAAATACCGCGAGGAGCAGCCGTTTACGCTGGAGCGGCTGGAAAATTTACGGGTAAAGGGACGCCCTGCAAGCAATTTACTTCCAGACTTAGGCTGGACGGTGGATGCTTTTGTGGTGTATGCTACCAGGATGCATGCCATTCCTATGTATGAAATGACCGAAAAATTTACATTTTTCTCAACATAA
- a CDS encoding cell wall hydrolase gives MLIFKQSRCIALLVSVILVSFSAISLMNPEGSAATGENVIEMGKLKSVSHTAAEAIVPGTKSAIHRTSASSSTIIPMLYTTAAEPVHTWARMVSAGWLSPEKLQRQNAVKKGTAEPKAKVTVVKATPSAAQALKKAAKGTTSVNKVKAATQQHPPATLFFSRTKLLSQEQQAEATWSYAVSEEDLLLLQKIVMAEAEGEPYQGKVAVANVVLNRLRSANFPDTIHDVIYQKSQFSPVANGRLKRVKPNADSIKAVNAALMGVKEVTDDTYFFLSLTLAQDLTVHHSRTLLKTIGNHTFYK, from the coding sequence ATGTTAATTTTTAAACAGAGCCGCTGTATTGCGCTGTTGGTTAGTGTAATCCTAGTGTCTTTCTCAGCGATAAGTTTGATGAACCCCGAAGGATCTGCTGCAACCGGGGAGAATGTAATAGAAATGGGTAAACTGAAGTCTGTCAGTCATACAGCCGCGGAAGCCATTGTTCCGGGTACGAAATCAGCAATCCACAGGACAAGCGCTTCATCCAGCACAATTATACCCATGCTTTACACCACAGCTGCCGAACCGGTCCACACCTGGGCCCGCATGGTAAGCGCCGGATGGTTAAGCCCCGAGAAGCTGCAGCGTCAAAATGCTGTGAAGAAGGGCACCGCCGAGCCTAAGGCTAAGGTAACTGTGGTGAAAGCAACGCCGTCAGCGGCGCAAGCGCTGAAGAAAGCGGCCAAGGGGACAACGAGCGTAAATAAAGTCAAAGCGGCAACTCAGCAACATCCCCCCGCAACATTGTTCTTCTCTCGGACCAAGCTACTAAGCCAGGAGCAGCAAGCTGAAGCAACCTGGAGCTACGCCGTATCCGAAGAAGACCTGCTACTGCTGCAGAAGATCGTTATGGCAGAAGCAGAAGGCGAACCGTACCAGGGCAAAGTGGCAGTTGCCAACGTTGTTCTGAACCGGCTGCGGTCAGCCAATTTTCCCGACACCATTCATGATGTAATCTATCAGAAAAGCCAGTTCAGTCCTGTCGCCAACGGCCGCCTAAAGCGTGTGAAGCCCAACGCAGACAGCATTAAGGCTGTTAATGCTGCACTCATGGGAGTTAAGGAAGTTACGGATGATACGTACTTCTTCTTATCGCTGACGCTCGCGCAGGATCTTACTGTGCATCATTCACGGACACTCCTCAAGACGATCGGCAATCATACCTTCTACAAATAA
- a CDS encoding UDP-N-acetylglucosamine--LPS N-acetylglucosamine transferase yields the protein MRKKRVLLFSEGFGTGHTGAAYALAEGIRLLSPDVQCRVIELGKFLNPTVAPWILSAYRKTVSSQPKLVGMMYKTQYHKSLNRLTKLALHRIFYTHASQVIEQLKPDLIICTHPIPAAVISRLKQQGLDVPLYTLITDYDAHGSWVNAEANRYLVSTSRVKSILTGRGVSPELVTVTGIPVHPKFWERLSKTQLRKELGLADIPTVLIMGGGWGLMFGKDIMNSLTARMDEIQLIFCMGSNDKLVAKMKANPLLDHPNVKILGYSSEINKLMDASDLLITKPGGMTCTEGQAKGIPMLFYSAIPGQEEKNSQYFVELGLAEVLDPEVVNKWFSMLLHEYAGLELQRKRRTAPERQQPQHCAATVLQLLGKPASEAVAGSEPWSAPSQVRNEEAVYVTP from the coding sequence ATGCGAAAGAAAAGAGTACTGCTGTTTTCGGAAGGCTTCGGCACGGGCCATACAGGGGCAGCCTATGCTCTGGCCGAAGGAATAAGACTGCTGAGTCCGGATGTGCAGTGCCGGGTCATTGAGCTAGGGAAATTCCTTAATCCTACGGTCGCACCATGGATTCTTTCCGCTTACCGCAAAACAGTCAGCAGCCAGCCGAAGCTGGTCGGCATGATGTATAAGACCCAATATCATAAATCACTGAACCGGTTGACCAAGCTGGCTCTTCACCGGATTTTTTATACACATGCCTCACAGGTCATTGAGCAGCTTAAACCCGATCTGATTATCTGCACTCATCCGATTCCGGCTGCCGTCATCTCCAGATTGAAGCAGCAGGGGCTGGATGTCCCGCTCTACACGCTGATTACAGATTATGATGCGCACGGCAGCTGGGTGAACGCCGAAGCCAACCGTTATCTTGTATCGACTTCACGCGTCAAATCGATTCTTACCGGACGGGGAGTATCTCCTGAGCTGGTGACGGTTACCGGCATTCCGGTGCATCCGAAGTTCTGGGAGCGCCTTAGCAAGACTCAGCTCCGCAAAGAGCTGGGACTCGCCGACATTCCTACCGTGCTCATTATGGGCGGCGGCTGGGGGCTGATGTTCGGCAAGGACATTATGAATTCGCTCACGGCCCGGATGGATGAGATTCAGCTTATATTCTGTATGGGCAGCAATGATAAGCTGGTGGCCAAAATGAAAGCCAATCCGCTGCTGGACCATCCCAATGTAAAGATTCTCGGCTACAGCAGCGAGATCAACAAATTAATGGATGCTTCCGACCTGCTGATTACGAAGCCGGGCGGAATGACCTGTACAGAAGGTCAGGCCAAAGGTATCCCGATGCTGTTCTACAGCGCCATCCCGGGGCAGGAAGAGAAGAACAGCCAGTATTTCGTAGAGCTGGGTCTGGCCGAAGTGCTGGACCCCGAAGTCGTGAACAAATGGTTCTCCATGCTCCTCCATGAATATGCCGGACTTGAACTGCAGCGTAAACGCCGGACTGCACCGGAACGCCAGCAGCCACAGCATTGTGCGGCTACCGTGCTCCAGCTGCTTGGCAAGCCCGCCAGCGAAGCTGTTGCAGGATCAGAGCCGTGGAGCGCCCCTTCACAGGTACGTAATGAAGAGGCCGTCTATGTCACCCCATAA
- a CDS encoding TetR/AcrR family transcriptional regulator — MAVVDRRQQVLQAATKSFSLFGYKATTMDQVAKIANVGKGTIYTFFTNKEQLFDEILRDVIIEMKRIAEREIKRDKPFFDNLHRVLDALLEFRSEHELFIKLSQESRDFGTPQAGDGLDKIESVVLEYLEREVEQAIRQGEIKPCDPQIVSVVMFRLYIVLTAELSKVHVPLTKEQIKCYFHLFLAEGLSQ; from the coding sequence GTGGCTGTGGTAGATCGAAGGCAGCAGGTGCTTCAGGCGGCGACGAAATCTTTTTCATTATTCGGCTATAAGGCAACTACAATGGATCAGGTCGCCAAGATTGCCAATGTCGGCAAAGGGACGATTTACACCTTTTTTACGAACAAGGAACAATTATTTGACGAGATTCTGCGAGATGTCATTATTGAGATGAAAAGAATCGCCGAGCGGGAGATCAAACGCGACAAGCCGTTCTTCGATAATCTGCACCGCGTGCTCGATGCCCTACTGGAATTTCGGAGCGAACATGAGCTATTCATCAAGCTGTCCCAGGAAAGCCGTGATTTCGGAACGCCGCAGGCCGGTGATGGACTCGACAAGATCGAGAGTGTGGTACTTGAATATTTGGAACGGGAGGTGGAACAGGCAATTCGTCAGGGGGAAATCAAACCCTGCGATCCCCAGATTGTGTCGGTGGTAATGTTCAGGCTTTATATCGTACTTACTGCTGAATTGAGCAAGGTGCATGTGCCTTTGACCAAAGAGCAGATTAAATGCTACTTTCACTTGTTTTTGGCAGAAGGCCTGTCACAGTAG
- a CDS encoding YhgE/Pip domain-containing protein encodes MKSLSVFIKDLGAVFKNPKMRISMFAILFIPVLYSGLFLKAFWDPYGKMNELPVAVVNEDKGADYEGSKLSAGSDLVAELKKTDGFKWNFVSREAAEAGLADNTYYMAIIVPEDFSAKATTLLDADPQPAKIIYEPNEGYNFLAGQIGGTAVKDIKTKVSAKITEAYTESVFDKITEISSGLGEAGDGASKIADGATKLDDGALKLKDNLLVLTEGTGKLLDGVAPLTQGVTDLNTGAAALEAGSSTLAGGLQQLSAAHKQLQDGVTQSASGSKQLNAGLQKTAAGAASLKDGTQSAVDGTAKLQAGTKSVVDGSAKLEAGLTSSAEGSAKLEAGLTASKEGSAKAAAGAKAVADGLQALAKSNPQLAASPDVQKLLAASTAVATGTAQLDQSQEQLLAGATALHSGQEQLVQGANQLHTGSEQLDAGVTQLHDGAKQLNAGSAQLLEGQQQLAAGAGTLAAGGAKLSAGMQQFGAKLDEAAAGGAKLADGGKALEAGTAKLLSGAGQLGSGLSSVADGSKKLSDGAGQLKDGLDELKAGSGELASKLGDAATQTNSVNKSDALVSMFAQPVQIEEVKVSKVPNYGTGFAPYFLSLGLFVGALICTIVIPMRESEVIGASRFNRFMSRTLTFSMMSLLQALLAILIVLYGLGLEVQSVGLFYAFSFITSLAFMWMIQAIVTWLDQPGRFVVILILIFQLTTSAGTFPLELIPNWMKIFNPLLPMTYSVKGFKAVISTGDFSSMWNDAGLLAAYGIVFLALTFTYFMTRDRGNEAVLKSEQVLTV; translated from the coding sequence ATGAAATCTTTATCCGTGTTTATCAAGGACCTTGGCGCGGTTTTTAAGAATCCCAAGATGCGTATTTCCATGTTTGCCATTCTGTTCATTCCTGTGCTGTACAGCGGGTTGTTCCTGAAGGCCTTCTGGGATCCTTACGGTAAAATGAACGAGCTTCCGGTCGCTGTTGTAAATGAAGATAAAGGTGCTGATTATGAGGGCTCTAAGCTTAGCGCCGGGTCAGACCTGGTAGCAGAGCTGAAGAAGACCGACGGGTTCAAATGGAATTTCGTCAGCCGCGAAGCTGCGGAAGCGGGACTTGCGGACAATACCTATTATATGGCGATTATTGTTCCGGAAGACTTCTCAGCCAAAGCAACCACACTGCTGGATGCAGATCCGCAGCCGGCCAAAATCATCTACGAGCCGAATGAAGGCTACAACTTCCTGGCGGGCCAGATCGGCGGCACGGCAGTGAAGGATATCAAGACTAAAGTATCAGCCAAGATCACAGAAGCTTATACCGAATCTGTATTTGATAAAATCACCGAGATTTCAAGCGGCCTTGGCGAAGCCGGGGACGGCGCCAGCAAGATTGCCGACGGTGCGACCAAGCTGGATGACGGCGCGCTTAAGCTGAAGGACAATCTGCTTGTCCTGACTGAAGGCACCGGCAAGCTGCTCGATGGCGTAGCGCCGCTTACGCAGGGTGTGACGGATCTGAATACCGGAGCAGCCGCTCTGGAAGCCGGCAGCAGCACATTGGCCGGAGGACTCCAGCAGCTGTCCGCAGCCCATAAGCAGCTGCAGGATGGTGTGACCCAGTCAGCTTCAGGCAGCAAGCAGCTTAATGCAGGGCTGCAGAAGACAGCAGCCGGAGCGGCTTCGCTTAAGGACGGCACACAGTCGGCCGTAGACGGAACCGCCAAGCTGCAGGCTGGCACGAAGTCGGTGGTGGACGGCAGCGCGAAGCTGGAAGCCGGATTAACCTCATCGGCTGAAGGCAGTGCGAAGCTCGAAGCCGGTCTTACGGCTTCGAAGGAAGGCAGCGCGAAAGCGGCAGCCGGAGCCAAGGCGGTAGCAGACGGCCTGCAGGCACTGGCGAAATCGAATCCGCAGCTTGCGGCAAGCCCGGATGTACAGAAGCTGCTGGCGGCAAGTACAGCAGTGGCCACCGGCACTGCACAGCTGGACCAGAGCCAGGAGCAGCTGCTGGCAGGAGCAACGGCACTGCACAGCGGCCAGGAGCAGCTGGTGCAGGGTGCGAATCAGCTGCACACCGGATCTGAGCAGCTGGATGCAGGTGTAACCCAGCTGCATGACGGAGCGAAGCAGCTGAACGCCGGCAGCGCACAGCTGCTGGAAGGCCAGCAGCAGCTGGCGGCTGGCGCTGGCACACTTGCAGCAGGCGGCGCTAAGTTGTCGGCAGGCATGCAGCAGTTCGGCGCGAAGCTGGACGAAGCGGCAGCAGGCGGCGCGAAGCTGGCAGACGGCGGTAAAGCGCTCGAAGCCGGTACAGCGAAGCTGCTTAGCGGTGCAGGACAGCTTGGCAGCGGACTCAGCTCCGTAGCCGATGGCTCGAAGAAGCTCAGTGACGGTGCGGGCCAGCTCAAGGACGGCCTGGATGAACTGAAAGCAGGCTCCGGTGAGCTGGCCAGCAAGCTGGGCGATGCTGCAACGCAGACGAATTCAGTGAACAAGTCCGATGCGCTGGTATCCATGTTCGCCCAGCCGGTGCAGATTGAAGAAGTGAAAGTCAGCAAAGTACCGAACTACGGAACAGGGTTCGCTCCTTACTTCCTGTCGCTTGGGTTGTTCGTTGGCGCACTGATCTGCACCATTGTAATCCCGATGCGTGAATCTGAAGTGATCGGAGCCAGCCGGTTTAACCGGTTCATGAGCCGTACGCTTACGTTCTCCATGATGAGCTTGCTTCAGGCTCTGCTTGCTATCCTGATTGTCCTGTACGGTCTGGGCCTTGAAGTGCAGAGTGTAGGCTTATTCTACGCCTTCTCCTTCATCACCAGCCTTGCCTTCATGTGGATGATTCAGGCGATCGTAACCTGGCTCGACCAGCCGGGCCGTTTCGTAGTCATTCTGATTCTGATCTTCCAATTGACTACGAGTGCGGGTACGTTCCCGCTGGAGCTGATTCCTAACTGGATGAAGATCTTCAATCCGCTGCTGCCGATGACTTACAGTGTCAAAGGCTTCAAGGCAGTGATCTCCACAGGCGACTTCAGCTCCATGTGGAATGATGCCGGACTGCTGGCCGCTTACGGCATAGTATTCCTGGCTCTTACCTTCACCTACTTCATGACCCGTGACCGCGGTAATGAAGCTGTGCTGAAAAGTGAACAAGTTTTGACTGTATAA